Proteins co-encoded in one Ensifer sp. PDNC004 genomic window:
- the glf gene encoding UDP-galactopyranose mutase gives MKKHYDWLIVGAGYTGAIIAERLATQAGKTALVIDRRDHIAGNAYDRRNDAGVLYHQYGPHIFHTNSHAVADYLSAFTEWLPYEHRVLGMVDGRIIPIPFNLTSLEILFPKAEAERLAKILIEAYGIDQKVPILKMRENPVQGVRDLADFIYKNVFYGYTTKQWGLEPEQLSPSVTARVPVHISYDDRYFQDSFQNMPKEGYTKMFERILAQQGVSVSLNTDLADLGSEVSYDRLLYTGAIDEYFDYVLGELPYRSLDFNFQTYRQQRHQAVGQVNYPVSHDFTRITEMGHLTQEWSDVTTVAIEYPVAHVPGKTIPYYPIPRDENQELHNRYVALAEKDAANVLFAGRLGDYRYYNMDQAVGRALALFNKSIVA, from the coding sequence GTGAAGAAACACTATGATTGGTTGATCGTCGGCGCTGGCTACACTGGCGCAATCATTGCCGAACGCTTGGCGACCCAGGCTGGGAAAACGGCTTTGGTGATCGACCGCCGCGACCATATCGCCGGCAACGCCTATGATCGACGGAACGATGCCGGTGTGCTCTACCACCAGTACGGTCCTCACATATTTCACACCAACTCGCACGCCGTTGCCGACTATCTTTCCGCCTTCACCGAATGGCTTCCGTACGAGCACCGGGTTTTGGGCATGGTCGACGGCAGAATCATTCCTATCCCGTTCAACCTGACTTCTCTGGAAATCCTGTTCCCGAAGGCGGAAGCTGAGCGATTGGCAAAGATCCTGATCGAGGCCTACGGTATCGATCAGAAGGTGCCGATCCTGAAGATGCGGGAAAACCCGGTGCAGGGCGTTCGCGATCTCGCCGATTTCATCTACAAGAACGTCTTCTATGGCTATACGACAAAGCAATGGGGGCTCGAACCCGAGCAATTGTCCCCGTCCGTTACGGCCCGTGTTCCCGTGCACATTTCCTATGACGACCGCTACTTTCAGGACAGCTTCCAGAACATGCCCAAGGAGGGCTATACGAAGATGTTCGAACGTATTCTGGCGCAGCAGGGAGTCAGCGTTTCGTTGAACACGGATCTCGCGGATCTCGGTAGCGAAGTCAGCTATGATCGGTTGCTTTATACGGGAGCGATCGACGAGTATTTCGACTACGTCCTCGGCGAACTCCCGTATCGCTCGCTCGACTTTAACTTTCAGACCTATCGCCAGCAACGGCATCAGGCCGTTGGTCAGGTCAATTACCCCGTCAGCCATGACTTCACGCGCATTACGGAGATGGGGCATTTGACGCAGGAATGGTCCGACGTTACCACAGTGGCGATCGAATACCCTGTCGCTCACGTGCCCGGCAAGACGATACCGTACTACCCGATCCCGCGGGACGAGAATCAGGAGTTGCATAATCGTTACGTGGCCCTCGCGGAAAAGGACGCAGCCAACGTGTTATTTGCCGGTCGACTTGGGGATTATAGGTACTACAACATGGATCAAGCCGTCGGTCGAGCGCTGGCTTTGTTCAACAAGTCCATCGTCGCTTGA
- the galE gene encoding UDP-glucose 4-epimerase GalE, whose translation MTNILVVGGAGYIGSHACKALHRAGYTPVVYDNLVYGHRDAVKWGPFEEGDILDGDRVDQVLKQYKPACVMHFAAFAYVGESVTDPAKYYANNVSGSLSLLDAMRRNDVGSIIFSSTCATYGEVSELPISEQTPQKPVNPYGFTKLAVEHALHDYGRAYGLKWAAMRYFNAAGCDPEGEIGERHDPETHAIPLAVLAAMGKGEFSVFGTDYDTADGTAVRDYIHVSDLAEAHVLAIDYLAKGGASAAFNLGTGRGTSVKELLTAVGDAVGSPVPAKFAPRRAGDPPMLYASARRARDVLGWQPRFTEIGAIVKTAADWFVRHRS comes from the coding sequence ATGACCAATATACTCGTTGTAGGTGGCGCAGGCTATATTGGCAGCCACGCCTGCAAAGCCCTGCATCGTGCGGGCTATACGCCAGTTGTTTATGACAATCTGGTCTACGGCCATCGCGATGCCGTGAAATGGGGCCCGTTCGAGGAAGGCGACATTCTGGACGGCGACCGCGTCGATCAGGTGTTGAAGCAGTACAAGCCGGCTTGCGTCATGCATTTTGCGGCATTTGCCTATGTCGGCGAATCCGTCACGGACCCGGCTAAGTATTACGCCAACAACGTTTCGGGTTCCCTGTCTCTTCTCGACGCGATGCGTCGCAACGACGTCGGGAGCATCATCTTTTCCTCGACATGCGCGACCTACGGCGAAGTCAGCGAACTGCCGATTTCGGAACAAACGCCGCAGAAACCTGTCAACCCCTACGGGTTTACCAAGCTGGCGGTCGAGCACGCGCTTCATGACTACGGGCGCGCGTATGGATTGAAGTGGGCTGCGATGCGCTATTTCAACGCCGCCGGCTGCGATCCGGAGGGCGAGATTGGTGAGCGGCACGACCCAGAGACGCACGCAATTCCGCTCGCTGTTCTTGCTGCCATGGGTAAGGGCGAATTCAGCGTGTTCGGGACGGACTACGATACGGCCGACGGTACAGCGGTTCGCGATTATATACACGTATCGGATCTGGCTGAAGCGCATGTACTCGCCATCGACTATTTGGCAAAGGGCGGCGCGAGCGCTGCTTTCAATTTGGGGACGGGGCGGGGCACTTCCGTCAAGGAACTACTGACTGCTGTTGGCGATGCCGTGGGCTCGCCTGTGCCTGCCAAATTCGCGCCGCGAAGAGCGGGCGATCCGCCGATGCTTTACGCATCGGCGAGGCGCGCGCGGGATGTGCTCGGTTGGCAGCCTCGTTTCACCGAGATTGGTGCCATAGTCAAGACAGCGGCTGACTGGTTCGTGCGCCATCGGTCGTAA
- a CDS encoding UDP-glucose/GDP-mannose dehydrogenase family protein, whose protein sequence is MSVKITMVGTGYVGLVSGACFADLGHDVICVDKDERKIRMLLEGKMPIYEPGLDELVHRNVDAGRLRFSTDVAASVKDREAVFIAVGTPTENGSDRADLKYVYAAAGEIAQAANGFTVVVTKSTVPVGTNAQVFDISQKNVASGARIAVASNPEFLREGAAINDFLEPDRIVVGVEDDEAKAVMRRIYAPLLLHGNVPLLITGIQTAELIKYAANAFLAVKISFIDEMANLCEAVGGNVEEVARGIGLDKRIGPSFLNTGPGWGGSCFPKDTRALLATANDAGVPSRIVTSAVDANSARKIAMVDRIAKACGGELRGKRIAVLGLTFKGQTDDMRESTSLVVLPELLRRGARLTAYDPSNPHEAQHYLPEVQMVKTAEDAAEGADALVVLTDWMVFKTYDLKELSSVMASPNMIDLRNLFDEAEATAGGFVKYSSLGR, encoded by the coding sequence ATGAGTGTGAAAATTACGATGGTCGGCACCGGCTATGTCGGCCTTGTGAGCGGCGCCTGTTTTGCCGACCTCGGACACGACGTAATTTGCGTAGATAAGGATGAGCGCAAGATTCGCATGTTGCTCGAAGGCAAGATGCCGATCTATGAACCTGGCCTGGACGAGTTGGTTCATCGCAACGTCGATGCAGGTCGTCTCCGCTTCAGCACCGACGTCGCGGCAAGCGTCAAAGACCGCGAAGCCGTATTCATCGCCGTTGGCACACCAACGGAAAACGGCTCCGACCGGGCCGACCTCAAATATGTCTACGCTGCTGCCGGAGAGATTGCGCAGGCCGCAAATGGTTTCACCGTTGTGGTGACGAAGTCGACTGTGCCGGTCGGAACCAATGCGCAAGTCTTTGACATCAGCCAGAAGAACGTCGCTTCCGGTGCGCGAATCGCCGTCGCCTCAAATCCTGAGTTCCTGCGGGAAGGCGCCGCCATCAACGACTTCCTGGAACCGGACAGAATTGTCGTGGGCGTCGAGGACGACGAAGCAAAGGCCGTTATGCGGCGGATCTACGCACCGTTGCTTCTGCACGGCAACGTACCGCTGCTGATAACGGGCATTCAGACAGCCGAGCTTATCAAATACGCGGCGAACGCTTTTCTGGCGGTAAAGATCAGCTTTATCGACGAAATGGCTAACCTGTGTGAGGCTGTGGGCGGAAACGTCGAAGAGGTCGCGCGTGGCATCGGTCTGGACAAGCGAATCGGGCCGTCGTTCCTGAACACCGGCCCGGGTTGGGGCGGCTCCTGTTTCCCGAAGGATACTCGTGCGCTGCTGGCAACCGCCAATGATGCTGGCGTTCCCTCCCGTATCGTGACTTCGGCCGTCGACGCGAACAGCGCTCGCAAGATTGCCATGGTCGATCGAATTGCCAAGGCGTGTGGGGGCGAGCTGCGTGGCAAACGCATCGCCGTGCTTGGTCTTACCTTTAAGGGGCAGACTGACGACATGCGTGAGAGCACCAGTCTTGTGGTGCTGCCGGAGCTTCTGCGGCGCGGTGCGCGACTGACGGCCTATGATCCGTCCAATCCGCATGAAGCACAGCACTACCTGCCGGAAGTCCAGATGGTGAAGACCGCCGAGGATGCGGCCGAAGGCGCTGACGCGCTCGTTGTGCTGACAGACTGGATGGTCTTCAAGACTTACGATCTGAAGGAACTGTCGAGCGTGATGGCCTCGCCGAACATGATTGACCTGCGCAACCTTTTCGATGAGGCGGAGGCGACCGCGGGCGGCTTCGTGAAATATTCGTCGCTCGGCCGCTGA
- a CDS encoding glycosyltransferase: MHHCIVTPDFIGPIKNGGIGTHCYWLARALVASGRAVTVLFTGPVQVEDAPHWQKHYADLGIEFVPFLEVWQRKYPVRTFPLQERSLNIYHYLCRRSFDAIHFQDWQGNGLHTVRARHVLGEFLATSLTVTLHSNTRWIAEGNGRWYGEPLADAMTAWAEAYVAQHVDFVFSPSQHMLDWVRQAGWKLAGSADVIPYTLGAVSTAAPIEAEPGVLAFFGRLETRKGLEVFLRALGLLSESDRQKVRKVYFVGKSGRTALGEGANLVETEMRKLGLPFELKASLDSAGAVNFLKKVRASVFAPSLSDNYPFSILEAGIAGLPVFASRVGGIPEILNASNLYAPMPRDLRDTLRAVLNGESRGLSLLYEPEAAAEGWRQAMVRSEERAAERAQRPSQLSIALPRISICVPYFNYGAYLPKLLESLRRSTYRNFEIIVVDDGSTDERSRQIFDELKSAPSEGLELIFNRHGNSGVGATRNFAASMATGDLLVFMDADNLAKPEMLATFVAAMARSQADIVTCHFDAFRQDDEPSGEQHIHHVYAPAGPAVEVGWSENVFGDANFCIRREIFDALGGFGTERDSSWEDWEFLARAALAEYSIEVVPRSLFWYRYTDEGFSRNTSPYKNQRRVLRAYEQAVGGAAAASINVMRQVALRSDGAVATPAGRIAGQIADRIYTKLGSPKGKLAVRAEAFFKKILR, from the coding sequence TTGCATCATTGCATTGTAACGCCGGATTTCATTGGCCCCATCAAGAACGGTGGGATCGGCACCCACTGCTACTGGCTGGCACGTGCGCTCGTGGCCAGTGGAAGGGCCGTCACGGTCCTTTTCACTGGCCCGGTCCAGGTTGAGGACGCGCCGCATTGGCAGAAGCACTACGCCGATCTGGGAATAGAGTTCGTTCCTTTCCTTGAGGTGTGGCAGCGCAAATATCCGGTGCGGACGTTTCCGTTGCAGGAACGCAGCCTCAATATCTATCACTATCTTTGCAGAAGATCGTTCGACGCGATACATTTCCAAGACTGGCAAGGAAATGGCCTCCACACTGTGCGGGCGCGTCATGTCCTTGGGGAGTTTCTGGCCACCAGCTTGACCGTGACGCTACACTCTAACACCCGGTGGATCGCGGAAGGCAATGGCCGATGGTACGGCGAGCCTCTCGCAGATGCGATGACTGCCTGGGCCGAGGCCTATGTCGCGCAACATGTCGACTTCGTTTTCAGCCCTTCGCAGCATATGCTCGACTGGGTACGTCAGGCCGGATGGAAACTGGCTGGCTCGGCGGACGTCATTCCATACACCTTAGGGGCAGTCTCGACGGCTGCGCCTATAGAGGCCGAGCCCGGTGTGCTGGCTTTCTTCGGGCGCTTGGAGACGCGAAAAGGGCTCGAAGTCTTCCTGAGGGCGCTTGGTCTGTTGTCGGAAAGCGACCGGCAAAAGGTCCGGAAGGTGTATTTCGTCGGCAAGAGTGGCCGGACTGCACTCGGCGAAGGCGCCAATCTGGTCGAGACCGAAATGCGAAAACTGGGTTTGCCTTTTGAACTCAAAGCGAGCCTAGACAGTGCGGGCGCCGTGAACTTTCTGAAGAAGGTTAGGGCAAGCGTATTCGCGCCCTCGCTTTCGGACAACTACCCGTTTTCGATTCTGGAGGCCGGTATCGCCGGGCTTCCGGTCTTTGCCTCCCGAGTTGGCGGTATTCCAGAAATATTGAATGCCTCCAATCTCTACGCCCCGATGCCTCGTGATCTCCGCGACACGCTCCGCGCTGTTTTGAATGGCGAAAGCAGGGGGCTGAGCCTTCTCTACGAGCCGGAAGCAGCCGCCGAAGGCTGGCGCCAGGCTATGGTTCGCTCCGAGGAACGCGCAGCAGAGCGCGCGCAACGTCCGAGCCAGCTATCAATTGCCTTGCCGCGGATTTCCATCTGCGTGCCTTATTTCAACTATGGTGCGTATCTCCCAAAGCTGCTTGAGAGCTTGCGCAGGTCGACCTACCGCAATTTTGAGATCATCGTCGTCGATGATGGGAGCACGGATGAACGTTCCCGCCAGATTTTCGACGAACTCAAGTCCGCTCCGTCGGAGGGGCTCGAATTGATCTTTAACAGGCACGGCAACTCCGGTGTTGGCGCGACTCGGAACTTCGCCGCATCGATGGCGACCGGCGATCTGTTAGTCTTCATGGATGCTGACAATCTCGCCAAGCCTGAGATGCTCGCGACTTTCGTTGCGGCAATGGCGCGTTCGCAAGCGGATATCGTCACCTGCCACTTTGATGCCTTCAGACAGGACGACGAACCGAGCGGGGAGCAGCATATTCATCACGTTTATGCACCAGCTGGTCCGGCAGTCGAAGTTGGATGGAGCGAGAACGTTTTCGGTGATGCAAATTTTTGCATTCGCCGAGAGATCTTTGATGCGCTTGGCGGGTTTGGCACCGAGCGGGACTCTTCGTGGGAGGATTGGGAGTTTCTGGCGCGCGCGGCGCTTGCCGAGTACTCCATCGAAGTCGTACCGCGCTCGCTGTTTTGGTATCGTTATACGGACGAGGGATTCAGCCGGAACACCAGTCCGTATAAGAATCAAAGACGCGTGCTAAGAGCCTATGAACAGGCGGTCGGCGGTGCGGCTGCGGCCTCTATCAATGTCATGCGTCAGGTCGCGCTTAGGTCGGATGGGGCCGTTGCTACACCTGCGGGGCGGATTGCGGGCCAGATCGCAGATAGAATCTACACCAAGCTGGGTTCGCCGAAAGGCAAGCTCGCGGTTCGCGCTGAGGCGTTCTTCAAGAAAATCCTTAGATAA
- a CDS encoding glycosyltransferase, with product MIRENSFTPRQVCIVTPDVIGPINNGGIGTHVYHLALELATVHKVTIVFTGPIEHFSATHWSEFYKKKSIEFVHLNEMVDADVVAHTDWFTRRSYVVYRFLRERDFDFVHFQEWQANGLLCIMAKRSTEYFQKTTLTVTMHSSTEWIHEGMNKWVEWPLPDAKLEWCERYCCEFADILISPSDHMIAYCRERRWQLADDLRTLRYCFDQKRSEAPYEPLPGVFAFFGRLETRKGLEIFLGALEALDYAERQKIRKLIFLGKNGQLTARGTDGVAGIRETCGKLHISFEIRTELDAHAAIDHIRESRATAVIPSLVDNYPFTILETHMFGVPTIAASSGGIPEMLGDDRLFEPTAKALSSKLKEVLGGVLPQSQGKYDPKVAAQTWQALHQEPVKLGKRKAAEVAVREEMPLVSICVPYFNYGQFLEQTVLTLKRSTYKRFEAIIINDGSTDQASVDKFEALRQNPPDDRFMFISKENGGIGAARNFAASHAKGEFLIFCDADNCSTPEMIEEFLIGIYMTGGDVVSSHFKAFDQDVFWPGDDTRILYRYMPIGPALEVGMLANVFGDANSIMRKSAFDTVGGFQTERHTSWEDWDLLARLCLAGHQLDVCPKDLFWYRHTDAGFSRNTSEYQNNLRVLRAYADYGPVYMRPMLKNVLIPYHFGFDREHQKANRFMAQLNKYLMKPIAQPVGRKLFSAVRGLVASGSKRK from the coding sequence ATGATACGCGAAAATAGTTTCACGCCGAGGCAAGTTTGCATCGTGACGCCAGATGTGATCGGTCCCATCAACAATGGTGGTATCGGCACACATGTTTATCATCTTGCTTTGGAGCTGGCGACGGTGCACAAAGTGACGATTGTCTTCACGGGACCAATCGAGCACTTCAGCGCCACTCATTGGAGCGAGTTTTACAAGAAAAAATCGATAGAATTTGTTCATCTGAACGAGATGGTCGACGCCGATGTCGTGGCGCATACTGATTGGTTCACGCGGCGCTCTTATGTCGTCTACCGCTTTCTGCGGGAACGCGACTTCGACTTCGTTCACTTCCAGGAATGGCAGGCCAATGGATTGCTTTGCATCATGGCGAAGCGGTCGACGGAATATTTCCAGAAAACGACACTGACGGTCACGATGCACTCCAGTACGGAGTGGATCCATGAGGGGATGAACAAATGGGTGGAATGGCCACTGCCCGACGCCAAGCTTGAGTGGTGCGAGCGCTATTGCTGCGAGTTTGCGGACATCCTGATCAGCCCGTCCGATCATATGATCGCATACTGCCGGGAGCGCAGATGGCAACTGGCAGACGACCTGCGGACGCTACGCTACTGCTTTGACCAGAAGCGATCGGAAGCACCCTATGAGCCGTTGCCGGGCGTCTTTGCCTTCTTCGGGCGCCTTGAGACGCGCAAGGGACTGGAGATCTTCCTGGGGGCGCTGGAGGCACTGGACTACGCCGAAAGGCAAAAGATCCGTAAGCTTATCTTCCTCGGCAAGAATGGCCAATTGACTGCCCGCGGGACAGATGGTGTTGCCGGCATCCGCGAAACATGCGGGAAACTGCACATCTCCTTCGAAATTCGCACGGAACTCGACGCACACGCAGCCATAGATCACATTCGCGAGAGCCGGGCGACAGCCGTCATCCCCTCTCTGGTCGACAATTATCCGTTCACGATCCTCGAAACGCACATGTTCGGGGTGCCGACCATTGCGGCGAGCAGCGGGGGCATTCCGGAGATGCTCGGCGATGACCGCTTGTTTGAGCCCACGGCGAAGGCCCTTTCGAGTAAGCTCAAAGAAGTCCTCGGCGGGGTCCTGCCGCAGTCGCAAGGCAAGTATGACCCGAAGGTTGCCGCCCAGACCTGGCAGGCCCTGCACCAGGAGCCGGTCAAGCTTGGCAAGCGCAAGGCGGCCGAGGTGGCCGTCCGGGAAGAAATGCCGCTCGTCAGCATTTGCGTGCCCTACTTCAACTATGGGCAATTCCTCGAGCAGACGGTTTTGACCCTGAAGCGCTCCACCTACAAGCGCTTCGAGGCGATCATTATCAACGACGGAAGCACCGACCAAGCTTCGGTCGACAAGTTTGAGGCGCTGCGCCAGAATCCGCCGGATGACCGCTTCATGTTCATCTCGAAGGAAAACGGCGGTATCGGTGCAGCCAGAAACTTTGCGGCAAGCCACGCCAAAGGCGAGTTCCTGATATTCTGCGACGCCGACAATTGCTCCACGCCGGAAATGATCGAGGAGTTTTTGATCGGGATCTACATGACCGGTGGCGACGTGGTCTCTTCGCACTTCAAGGCGTTCGACCAGGACGTTTTCTGGCCCGGGGACGATACGCGGATCCTCTACCGGTACATGCCGATCGGCCCGGCACTTGAGGTCGGTATGCTCGCCAATGTCTTCGGCGACGCCAATAGCATCATGCGGAAGTCGGCGTTTGACACTGTTGGCGGTTTCCAAACCGAGCGGCACACCTCCTGGGAAGATTGGGATTTGCTCGCCCGCCTTTGCCTGGCGGGTCATCAGCTCGATGTCTGCCCAAAGGATCTCTTCTGGTATCGCCACACTGACGCCGGCTTCAGCCGCAACACAAGCGAATATCAGAACAACCTTCGGGTCTTGCGCGCTTATGCGGACTACGGCCCGGTCTACATGCGCCCTATGCTGAAGAACGTTTTGATCCCCTACCACTTTGGCTTCGATCGCGAGCACCAGAAGGCGAACCGCTTCATGGCTCAGCTCAACAAGTATTTGATGAAGCCGATTGCCCAACCGGTCGGACGCAAGCTTTTTTCGGCCGTGCGCGGCCTCGTCGCTTCCGGGTCGAAGCGCAAGTAA
- a CDS encoding transposase gives MLSYPSGGRARLLAEAFAPGAVVSEVARRFEDSTGLIYTWRRQALVQEADPAFVPAELPPFRPDSRHKQKGSSTGLRTGLCLTSIDTLNC, from the coding sequence ATATTATCTTATCCCTCCGGCGGGAGAGCGCGGTTACTGGCGGAGGCTTTCGCGCCCGGCGCGGTGGTTTCCGAAGTTGCACGCCGCTTCGAGGATTCGACTGGCCTCATTTACACCTGGCGGCGGCAAGCCTTGGTACAGGAGGCCGACCCCGCCTTCGTGCCGGCTGAACTGCCCCCCTTTCGACCGGACAGTCGGCATAAGCAGAAAGGCTCAAGCACAGGCTTGAGGACAGGCTTGTGTCTAACGAGTATCGACACGTTGAATTGCTGA